In a genomic window of Gouania willdenowi chromosome 11, fGouWil2.1, whole genome shotgun sequence:
- the nkain1 gene encoding sodium/potassium-transporting ATPase subunit beta-1-interacting protein 1 encodes MGKCDGRCTLLVICSLQLVAALQRQVFDFLGYQWAPILANFLHIMSVILGMFGTVQFRFRYLIFYAVWLVLWVGWNSFIICFYLEVGNLSQDRHFLMTFNTSLHRSWWMEHGPGCLVTPVLDSHMAPDDHHVITVSGCLLDYQYIEVLSSAIQVFLALFGFVYACYVSKVFQDDEDSFDFIGGFDSYGYQPPQKSSHLQLQPLYTAG; translated from the exons ATGGGGAAGTGCGACGGCCGATGCACGTTGCTGGTGATCTGTTCCCTGCAGCTG GTTGCCGCTCTTCAACGACAGGTGTTTGATTTCCTGGGCTACCAGTGGGCTCCAATTCTGGCCAACTTTCTGCATATTATGTCCGTCATTCTCGGGATGTTTGGCACAGTGCAGTTTCGCTTCAGATACCTCATCTTT tatGCTGTGTGGCTCGTGCTCTGGGTTGGATGGAACTccttcattatttgtttttatctggAGGTTGGAAACCTGTCTCAG GACCGACACTTCCTCATGACATTCAACACATCCCTTCACCGTTCATGGTGGATGGAGCATGGACCTGGTTGCCTGGTAACGCCTGTTTTGGACTCGCACATGGCCCCAGACGACCACCATGTCATCACCGTTTCTGGATGCCTACTTGACTACCAGTACATCGAGGTGTTGAGTTCTGCCATCCAGGTCTTTTTGGCT CTCTTTGGCTTCGTCTATGCCTGCTACGTTAGCAAAGTCTTCCAGGATGACGAGGACAGCT TTGATTTTATCGGTGGGTTTGACTCCTATGGCTACCAGCCTCCTCAGAAATCCTCTCATCTTCAGCTGCAGCCACTTTACAC AGCTGGATAA